A window from Hymenobacter volaticus encodes these proteins:
- a CDS encoding DUF4468 domain-containing protein, protein MKAYLFFLLMLLGGAVSAQEAPFNFSPLPLNTTTNRAVYTAVMPVADTTKDQLFTRAKQWLSRVAPHYKASVSHIDPETGALHLRGSIKKGQESFGFRLAVAVEDGSYTYQLDNITHTQPQNAREGKYSSPDPRTTPIEALVYTRPRKSRDKKLLQVDTHLRAVLSSLDVAMQGKPTSLTTQL, encoded by the coding sequence ATGAAAGCGTATCTATTTTTCTTGCTGATGCTGCTAGGCGGCGCGGTAAGTGCCCAAGAAGCACCGTTCAACTTTTCGCCGCTTCCCTTAAATACGACAACGAATAGAGCCGTCTACACAGCCGTAATGCCCGTAGCGGACACAACCAAAGATCAACTATTTACGCGGGCCAAGCAGTGGCTTTCTCGAGTAGCACCCCATTACAAAGCTTCAGTTAGCCACATAGATCCGGAAACCGGCGCGCTGCATCTGCGGGGTAGCATCAAGAAAGGCCAAGAGTCGTTCGGGTTCCGGCTGGCGGTAGCAGTTGAGGATGGGAGCTATACGTACCAGCTCGACAACATCACGCACACCCAACCTCAAAACGCCCGCGAAGGCAAATACAGCTCACCCGATCCTCGGACCACTCCAATTGAGGCACTTGTGTATACTAGGCCTCGCAAGAGCCGAGACAAAAAACTTTTGCAAGTTGATACGCATCTGCGAGCCGTACTTAGCAGCCTCGATGTAGCCATGCAGGGCAAGCCCACTAGCCTGACCACACAGCTGTAA
- a CDS encoding DUF4240 domain-containing protein, whose amino-acid sequence MDKREFWQFIDAAKEVSKGDQTRQEQALINSLAQHEPQHIVEFECILREYLIEADDFNIMAAQKILNGYVTDDSYLYFRCWLVGQGEAVFMNALRNPDTLVTVVQAPYQDFEELLYVATMAYEKRTGTKEEDDEDTFPRGIAYARGLDYDSGSATKGEDWTENQLPKMLPKLWKKFGVA is encoded by the coding sequence GTGGATAAAAGAGAATTCTGGCAGTTCATAGATGCTGCTAAAGAAGTATCTAAGGGCGACCAAACGCGGCAAGAGCAGGCCCTAATCAATAGCTTAGCTCAACATGAGCCCCAACACATAGTCGAATTCGAGTGCATACTGCGTGAGTACCTAATTGAGGCCGATGATTTCAACATCATGGCTGCTCAGAAGATTCTCAATGGATACGTAACCGATGATTCCTACCTGTATTTTCGATGCTGGCTAGTTGGCCAGGGGGAAGCGGTGTTTATGAATGCGCTACGCAACCCCGATACTCTGGTGACTGTCGTGCAAGCTCCTTATCAGGATTTCGAAGAACTGCTTTATGTAGCTACTATGGCGTACGAGAAGCGTACTGGTACGAAAGAAGAAGACGATGAGGATACATTTCCGCGGGGTATAGCCTATGCCCGCGGACTAGATTACGATTCCGGTTCCGCCACGAAAGGCGAGGACTGGACGGAAAACCAACTGCCCAAGATGCTGCCGAAGCTGTGGAAGAAGTTCGGCGTAGCCTAA
- a CDS encoding M28 family peptidase, translating into MKHVLTLLAWTGLLPVAFGQGQLAKVSISGATVERVEKTLAANAMQGRALGTMAPQAARFLAAEFKRIGLKPLPGQTSFSQPFKVYETRTVQARVVLNKVPVAPENILLLSGQPQLRWTNSLPNAPRVVRVGPTADFRKEVMPLLSANENLLILLDPAHAERFQAQRLRFNQNGRYSVNQPSPTAVVLVLQAAPLPPALTFQIDGTTRIKELEAENVIGVLPGQDKAKAPEQVVFCAHYDHIGIQPAVAGDSIANGANDNASGTTAVVALAEYYAQQKSNARTLVFVAFTGEEVGSLGAQHFTQQVDPKQLMAAFNLEMLGQRSKFGPGTAFITGFDKSDFGAILQRNLRGTPFRLEPDPYPELNLFYQSDNATLARVGIPAHTISTAQLPTDKFYHSVDDEVQTLDLANLCTVVEAIARSASSIISGQDTPTRIAADASPTH; encoded by the coding sequence ATGAAACACGTGTTAACGCTTCTGGCCTGGACCGGTCTGCTACCGGTGGCTTTCGGGCAAGGACAGCTTGCCAAGGTTAGCATCTCAGGAGCCACCGTCGAGCGGGTAGAGAAAACCCTGGCGGCCAATGCCATGCAGGGCCGCGCCCTAGGCACCATGGCTCCTCAGGCGGCACGTTTCTTGGCTGCTGAATTCAAGCGCATCGGGCTGAAGCCCTTGCCCGGACAGACATCGTTCAGTCAGCCATTCAAAGTGTACGAAACCCGAACGGTGCAGGCGCGGGTGGTGCTCAATAAGGTGCCGGTAGCACCAGAAAACATACTGCTGTTATCCGGCCAACCCCAACTGCGTTGGACCAACAGCCTGCCGAACGCGCCCCGCGTGGTGCGAGTAGGACCTACTGCTGACTTTCGAAAGGAGGTGATGCCTCTGCTCAGTGCGAATGAAAACCTGCTGATTCTTCTCGATCCAGCGCACGCCGAGCGTTTTCAGGCGCAACGGCTACGCTTCAACCAAAACGGTCGGTATAGTGTCAATCAGCCTAGCCCTACGGCCGTCGTGCTTGTGCTGCAAGCAGCGCCCCTGCCGCCGGCCCTTACGTTTCAGATAGACGGCACCACCCGCATCAAGGAACTGGAAGCAGAAAATGTAATAGGGGTGCTGCCAGGCCAAGACAAAGCCAAGGCGCCCGAGCAAGTTGTGTTCTGCGCTCACTACGACCATATCGGCATTCAACCTGCTGTGGCCGGCGACTCTATTGCTAACGGCGCCAACGACAACGCCAGCGGCACCACCGCCGTGGTGGCGCTAGCTGAGTATTATGCGCAGCAAAAGAGCAATGCACGTACCTTGGTATTTGTGGCTTTCACAGGCGAAGAAGTGGGGAGCCTTGGAGCCCAACACTTCACCCAACAAGTTGACCCCAAGCAGCTAATGGCCGCGTTCAATCTGGAAATGCTTGGTCAACGGTCGAAGTTTGGTCCCGGTACGGCTTTCATCACTGGCTTCGACAAGTCCGACTTCGGTGCTATCCTGCAGCGCAACCTACGGGGTACGCCGTTCCGACTCGAACCCGACCCATATCCTGAATTAAACCTGTTCTATCAATCCGACAATGCCACGTTGGCCCGCGTAGGCATTCCGGCCCATACCATCAGCACCGCGCAGTTGCCCACCGATAAGTTTTACCACTCAGTTGACGACGAAGTGCAGACCTTGGACTTGGCTAACCTCTGTACTGTAGTAGAAGCTATTGCGCGCAGTGCTAGTAGTATCATCAGCGGCCAGGATACCCCTACGCGCATAGCAGCCGATGCAAGCCCTACTCACTAG
- a CDS encoding heavy-metal-associated domain-containing protein — MQTLQFKTSINCANCLRAVTPFLDAEASVKKWNVDTNNPDKVLTVEGENVIPELVMKAVAQAGFDIEPVAK, encoded by the coding sequence ATGCAAACCCTACAATTCAAAACCAGCATCAACTGCGCCAACTGCCTACGCGCCGTCACGCCTTTTCTAGACGCCGAAGCCAGCGTGAAGAAATGGAATGTGGATACCAACAACCCCGATAAAGTTTTGACCGTGGAAGGTGAAAACGTTATTCCTGAACTCGTGATGAAAGCCGTTGCGCAAGCTGGCTTCGATATAGAACCTGTAGCGAAATAA
- a CDS encoding AIR synthase-related protein produces MSQTSAEPTIKETAGYSIEEGNAASKNAYHWAQKTFSTRAGKPGEPAQDLAGGFSNEIRFGSERLGIGSDGIGTKIEVAERTDRYDTLGYDLIAMVADDLVVAGFIPTNLSNIIDVNTLNYEVVDELMRGLHDAAQFSKIAVTGGEIAELGNRIGGYPGARMNFNWCSTAVGVLHPSLERPLSGANVRAGQAVVALRSPSFRSNGYSLARRALTKAFGEAWHTAPYTGSDAAEMGQTWGEVMLAPSLIFSPGVGAVLDAGLPVHAAAHITGGGIADNFKRVLKNGVGAELTNLFEPLPAMQQLAELAGITPAEAYLYWNMGNGMLLVTDEDQAAAVAAQLQAAGYQAQVAGRITAEPSVRLRVGAGELNYEG; encoded by the coding sequence GAAAACCTTCAGTACCCGCGCTGGTAAGCCCGGCGAGCCAGCTCAGGACTTGGCCGGGGGCTTCTCCAATGAAATCCGTTTTGGCAGTGAGCGGCTTGGTATTGGCTCCGACGGGATTGGGACCAAGATTGAAGTAGCTGAGCGCACAGACCGGTACGACACACTCGGTTACGATCTGATTGCCATGGTGGCCGACGACTTGGTGGTGGCGGGTTTCATTCCTACCAACCTGTCGAATATCATCGACGTGAACACGCTCAACTACGAGGTGGTGGATGAACTGATGCGCGGCCTACACGATGCGGCGCAGTTCAGTAAGATTGCCGTAACGGGCGGTGAAATTGCCGAATTGGGCAACCGCATCGGTGGCTACCCCGGCGCCCGCATGAACTTCAACTGGTGCTCGACGGCCGTGGGGGTGTTGCACCCTAGCTTGGAGCGCCCACTAAGCGGGGCCAATGTGCGGGCGGGTCAGGCCGTGGTAGCGCTTCGCTCGCCTTCGTTCCGCTCCAATGGCTACTCCTTGGCCCGCCGTGCCCTCACCAAAGCTTTCGGTGAAGCTTGGCACACGGCTCCCTACACCGGCTCCGATGCCGCCGAAATGGGCCAGACTTGGGGTGAGGTGATGCTGGCGCCCTCGCTTATCTTCTCACCTGGTGTAGGAGCTGTGCTGGATGCGGGGCTGCCAGTGCACGCCGCTGCGCACATCACCGGCGGTGGCATTGCCGACAACTTCAAGCGCGTACTGAAGAACGGTGTGGGCGCCGAGCTAACCAATTTGTTTGAGCCATTGCCCGCCATGCAGCAATTGGCCGAGCTAGCTGGCATCACGCCCGCAGAAGCTTACCTCTATTGGAACATGGGCAACGGCATGCTCCTCGTAACCGATGAAGACCAAGCCGCTGCCGTAGCTGCCCAACTCCAGGCCGCTGGTTACCAAGCCCAAGTAGCTGGTCGCATCACGGCCGAGCCGAGTGTCCGCTTGCGCGTGGGAGCCGGCGAGTTGAACTATGAAGGGTAG
- a CDS encoding nicotinate phosphoribosyltransferase: MNPAPLSGLYAPSLSLLTDLYQLTMAYGYWQQGMQDREAVFHLYFRKAPFEGGYAVAAGLALAVDWLESFHFSEDDIAYLGSLKGNKGATLFPADFLHYLRELKFTCDVEAIAEGTVVFGNEPLIRVRGPLLQAQLLETALLTLVNFQTLIATKAARIREAAGPTDQVLEFGLRRAQGFDGGLGASRAAYLGGVDATSNVLAGQRYGIPVKGTHAHSWVMAFEDEPTAFAAYAKAFPDDSVFLVDTYDTLEGVRHAISVARQMRADGHELGGIRLDSGDLAYLSREARALLDEAGFPKTRIVASNDLEENLITSLKLQGARIDTWGIGTQLVTAFNQAALGGVYKLAALRNADNSAWDFTLKLSEQLAKTSIPGILQVRRYLNEKGHPRADMLYNTTEPLPDQLTIVDPLDPTRRRPIRSTNFRELLEPVFRQGRRILDLPTLAESRAHAQREVQSLDPSIRRFLNPHTYPVGLEESLNTFRTNLILEKRPQRPA; this comes from the coding sequence ATGAATCCTGCTCCACTCTCGGGCCTCTACGCGCCCTCGCTCAGTCTTCTCACCGACCTCTACCAATTGACCATGGCCTATGGGTATTGGCAACAAGGTATGCAAGACCGGGAAGCCGTGTTTCACCTCTATTTCCGTAAAGCGCCATTTGAGGGCGGCTACGCTGTGGCAGCGGGCCTAGCTCTGGCTGTCGATTGGCTGGAGAGTTTCCATTTTTCCGAAGACGACATAGCGTATCTCGGCAGCTTGAAAGGCAACAAAGGCGCCACCTTGTTTCCCGCTGATTTTCTGCACTATCTGCGTGAGCTGAAGTTCACTTGCGACGTGGAAGCCATTGCGGAAGGCACGGTGGTCTTCGGCAACGAGCCCCTGATTCGGGTGCGTGGCCCGCTGTTGCAGGCGCAACTGCTGGAAACGGCGTTGCTTACACTGGTTAACTTCCAGACCTTGATTGCCACCAAAGCCGCCCGCATCCGCGAGGCCGCCGGCCCTACCGACCAGGTACTAGAGTTTGGATTGCGCCGCGCCCAAGGATTTGATGGTGGCTTGGGGGCTAGCCGCGCGGCGTATTTGGGCGGCGTCGATGCCACGTCCAACGTATTGGCGGGGCAGCGCTATGGCATTCCGGTGAAGGGCACCCACGCGCACAGTTGGGTAATGGCCTTTGAAGATGAGCCGACTGCCTTTGCCGCCTACGCTAAAGCCTTCCCCGATGACTCGGTGTTCCTCGTGGATACCTATGATACGCTGGAAGGGGTGCGCCATGCTATAAGTGTGGCCCGCCAGATGCGCGCCGATGGCCACGAGCTGGGCGGTATTCGCCTCGACTCCGGTGACTTAGCTTACCTGAGCCGCGAAGCCCGGGCGCTACTCGATGAAGCCGGTTTCCCTAAGACCCGTATTGTTGCCAGTAATGACCTCGAAGAAAACCTCATTACCAGCCTCAAGCTGCAAGGCGCCCGCATCGACACGTGGGGCATTGGAACGCAGCTAGTTACGGCCTTCAACCAAGCCGCGCTTGGGGGCGTGTACAAGCTGGCCGCGCTACGCAACGCCGACAACTCGGCTTGGGACTTCACCCTGAAGCTTTCCGAGCAACTTGCCAAAACCAGCATCCCCGGCATCTTGCAGGTGCGGCGTTACCTCAACGAGAAAGGTCACCCCCGCGCCGACATGCTCTACAACACCACGGAGCCCCTCCCCGACCAGCTCACCATCGTCGACCCGTTGGACCCGACGCGCCGCCGGCCCATCCGTTCCACTAACTTCCGGGAATTGCTAGAGCCCGTGTTCCGCCAGGGCCGCCGTATACTCGACCTGCCTACCCTAGCCGAAAGCCGTGCCCACGCCCAACGCGAAGTGCAAAGCCTCGACCCTAGTATCCGCCGGTTCCTGAATCCTCACACTTATCCCGTGGGCCTAGAAGAAAGCCTCAACACTTTCCGCACGAATCTGATTCTGGAAAAGCGGCCACAGCGCCCAGCGTAA
- a CDS encoding outer membrane beta-barrel protein codes for MLLFTAAFALMAPLTSAPEDSVKTSPDSVKTSPFKISGYADAYYRYNFNNPGEAPYNNLTSFTNSHKSFELGMISVKAEHTIGKVGLVADLGFGRRAEEFSYNDDNTRFAIKQLFITYSPTAKIKLTGGSWATHIGYESVDPYLNRNYSMSYMFSYGPFFHTGIKADFGLGEKTNLMVGVANPTDLKSASSMPKTFIAQLATGTPDDKIKAYFNYQGGAQHDSLRVQQGDLVVTYALSSQLSFSYNGTVQYRQFRGETGWGDYNSWWGSALYVNLDPAPWFGMTLRGEYFGDKKALIGFNGNVFETTLSSNFKINNLTIIPELRLDNGDVESDLFIDKSGNLKKTTVSALLAAVYKF; via the coding sequence ATGCTGCTTTTTACCGCTGCCTTTGCTTTGATGGCACCGCTTACCTCCGCACCGGAGGACTCTGTTAAGACCTCGCCAGATTCCGTCAAGACTTCGCCTTTCAAAATATCTGGCTATGCCGACGCCTACTACCGCTACAACTTCAACAACCCCGGTGAGGCGCCCTACAACAACCTGACGAGCTTCACGAATAGCCATAAATCCTTCGAGCTAGGCATGATTTCGGTGAAAGCCGAGCACACCATTGGCAAAGTGGGCTTGGTCGCGGATTTGGGCTTTGGGCGCCGGGCCGAAGAGTTTTCTTACAACGACGACAACACGCGCTTTGCCATCAAGCAGCTGTTTATCACTTATTCACCCACGGCCAAAATCAAGCTAACGGGTGGTAGCTGGGCCACGCATATCGGGTACGAATCGGTTGATCCTTACCTGAATAGAAATTACAGCATGAGCTATATGTTCTCGTATGGTCCCTTCTTTCATACGGGGATAAAAGCTGATTTTGGGCTCGGCGAGAAGACGAACTTGATGGTGGGCGTAGCTAACCCAACCGACCTGAAAAGCGCGAGCAGCATGCCCAAAACCTTTATTGCGCAGCTGGCAACCGGCACGCCCGACGACAAAATAAAGGCCTATTTCAACTACCAAGGAGGCGCGCAACACGATTCGCTGCGCGTACAGCAGGGCGACTTAGTGGTGACCTACGCCTTGTCCAGCCAGCTAAGCTTCTCCTACAACGGCACCGTGCAGTACCGGCAGTTCCGCGGCGAAACCGGTTGGGGCGACTACAACTCTTGGTGGGGCAGCGCCTTATATGTGAATCTGGATCCGGCACCCTGGTTCGGCATGACCCTGCGCGGGGAGTATTTCGGCGATAAAAAGGCCCTTATAGGTTTCAATGGAAACGTTTTTGAGACTACGCTTTCCTCGAATTTCAAGATCAACAACCTCACCATCATCCCGGAACTGCGCCTCGATAACGGCGATGTAGAGTCGGATTTATTTATCGATAAATCGGGCAACCTCAAGAAAACCACGGTGAGTGCCTTGCTCGCGGCCGTCTACAAGTTCTAG